The following nucleotide sequence is from Primulina tabacum isolate GXHZ01 chromosome 2, ASM2559414v2, whole genome shotgun sequence.
GTCGGCAAACACATCGATCAGTATTTGTACATAACCGGGCCCACTTGAAATGATAATATGCTTCAAATTTGTATATATACGTAttctgaaaaaaaatatatattatatataattttgttatgTTGTTCACCAACTATTCAAATGTTTATCCACCAATGAGGTGACACTTATTTATtggatatataattttgatatattttatcACATCCAATAGTTGAGTGTCATCTTATTAGTTGACACAGAAACTAACATGGTTAGTGGACATCGTATTAAAACTGATACTATATATATCtacaatatataatttattgtcAATATCTTAAACTAACTAATGTTAGGAAGAATTGGCAACTCTGCAAATGCTTATGCTTTcaaagaattaattaaatttataaattataaagaAAGTAATGAAAAATCTAGAGTGAGTCATGTTTGAAATAAAAGTGAGAATCTCAAAATCAAAAGTTGTGATAAATAATTGAatctaatattaaaattttatcagaatcaTTTTTGTAGAAGTTAATCTGCATCTCATCAGTTTTTGgatttcaatttaattaaacataaTCAAACATATAAtcttagttttaaattttttttttcccaaaagcCAATAATCATTTTTTAGCTGCTTCAAACACCCCTTTAGCAttataataagttttatttTAGATGGATAAAATATAGAATGATTTTTTTGCTATACTAACTTGTCTAAGTCTAAGCTCagctaaattttcaaaatttagtttggtaaaataaagtttaattcttggttatttttttttcaattatcaCGTTAACATTTTATTATGTCTTATCATCATTAATGTTCGATGTTACGTCAGCACTATGACAAAATAAGGTTAAAAATTAGtgtatcaaaatcaaaatttgaaaacataatagataaaacccaaaattagaaaaaaaaaaaactatatcgAGATTTATTCCAGGCTTTTGGGTTTGTATAAATTTAAATGAGTATATGATCACTTTCAATacagaaattaaaaaaaatttataaagaatcataAATTTAAAACACTTAACactattatatttaaataattattaaaattcttataaaattcatctctgaaatttttaatttaaataagataTCGAGATTTTATAGATAAAAATTATATGTATAATTTCTTCTTCCAAACGGACACCAAAGAGCCACAGCACATCGCTGTGTTATTTCGCAGTgccaattttaaaaataattaatttgactATTTATAAGCAtctcaaaatttttttattaattgacaataattaattaaaataattattatcgacacattcatattttaaataaatatgaataaaaattaatttattcatATTATCTTATATGAATCTAATCTTTTAGACAAATTACTTAAAACGTAAATTTTTAACATGtaaatattttagaaaaaaatttgtgtgagatggtctcacaggtcgtattttgtgagactaattgggtcatccatgaaaaaatattactttttaatgctaagagtattactttttatcgtggatatcggtagggttgacacgtctcatatataaagattcgtgagactgtctcacaagatatctactcaatattctaatatatttataaatagatAATATAATACTATTTATTCAGAAATTTTTTTGCAGTAGATGAGTTGAAGTGTACTCGATGGATATATGTATCGATATTACATTTCATCCACTTTTTTCTTCCAAATATTACATTTGATTGGTCTTTAAAACTGTCCATATTTAccatcaaaaaaaaaatttgtccatatttataataataaataatatttttcataaataactcaaataaaatattaatattataaatttgaCCCATAAAACCAcctcaaaattttttttgtgtAAATTAAATGGTATGCCAAAAGCCACAAAAGTTAGGTTACCTTCTCTTcataattttctttttctaCACACTTTTagaaaatcatttcaaaatttcATATCTAATAAAATATAACTTTTTTGACCAAATGATTATGTGTCATCTGAAGTGGCCCAGTGTTACAAGGTCGGCAACAGCATGGGAATTggctatatatataaatataatatgaaaaataattgagTAATCATGTGCTTGAATAATAATTGggtaaacaaaaaaaatatatataaaaagagAGGACATAATTCAAACACGAAAGCagaacaataaaaaattaattgtctattgggaaaaaaaaatcttatctTCACGACTTGCGTCTAACTGCCAACAAAATATCGGGAACTTAACCCGTAAAGGTTTCAGTGTCGTAAGCCTCTGCACCTGGTAAACTACTATGGcagaatttttcaattttttaatattttttgacagataaatattattttctgctactgaaattatatatttaatttctgTTTCATTCATATTAAACAGATATTTAGTATATATTTCCATCacattgtatttttaaggatatAAACTTATTTTTATAAGAAAAGATATAAAACCACATTTTTtgattatattaatatataaaattatagaaattaaatatataacattttaaaaaaaaaaaaaactaaatatatCCTTTTTTCAAAGTATATAACTCTATCTTCatattgtttaaaaaaatgtatCCGCATGCATGGCCCAatgtagggatgtaaatgaaccaaaccgtttgtgagctatatattcgaagctcgattcgataaaagctcgtttgagctcgtttaatgaggctcgtcaAGATAAACGAACCAACTTCAAGCTTTACAATATTCGGTTCGTTAGcttgtgaacatgttcgttagtaaattcataagtaatatcttagatgaaaaataataattttgatatttaatttattaatttaacacattaattatgaaatatatagaaaaatctattaaatttatttattataataaattgacaaattttaataagaatattatattttttcctaaatgtataatttattttttaatgaatatttaaatgtacaattcatatttattgaactcgtttaggttcgataaaagcttgaataagctcgtgagcaatgaatatatttgttaaataaagctcgagctcgactcgattaTAAACAAGTCAAACTCAAACACTCAAGagctcgactcgactcgactcgactcgactaCGTATCTAGCCAAGTGGTAAAAGGATAACAAAAGAATGGCGGAATCGAATCTAGTCTATGTTTAGGTAATTATTATGGAAGACAGGTCATACAAATTTATTTTGGAAGATTGCGAGAGTCGTGGTTGGTTTGTGTATGAACGTTTGCTCCAAGGGTGAATAGACTGTAATCGCATCCAGATTCAGACAAATTAATTAACTGGAAAGATCGTTTTCTCCCAAAATTAATCGGGTGAAGCCTGAATACATGGgtgatatttttcttttctttttttttttaacaaaaagaaACCTAAAGCAAGTGAAAGAAtatattgaaattttaattcaCCAGTTCATGAACACAATCAGAATCCCACACACTCCAAGTCCCACACGGGCTGCCCCTCAAAAACCTAATTTCATCACATGAAAAGTAAATAAAACTTATCCAACACTATGGaattatcaaaattttgcaCCGAATATAATGATTGCTCACCAAAAAAACCCTAATAAATGCGAAGGTGTACTGGGATATTTCTTCTTCGTCACCCTCCTTCCACTTATATATACCTACACTTCCAACTTTCCTTGTTTCTTGCTGCACTTTCCCTTCTCTAATCTTCTTCTGCTGCTACAATGTTCTGCATCATATAAAACCCCTCCAGGCCCCACCTTTTCTCCTCGCTTCTGCCTTTATTACTCCTGTTTTCGACAGTGCTTCACGCATCATTAAATGTCCACAAACCACTACTCCTCAGACCAGTTCCCAGATGCCCACTTGTACTGCTCCTATGCGCACTGTTTGATGGAATCCTCTTCAGGTCATTCGAATAAGAAATCCACCTTTTTCTCCACCGGCGCTTACTGGGGTGGCTCCAGTGGAGGTGGTGATCGTTTTTCGACTAGATTTAACCTCAACATTGAGGATGATCAAGAAGAATCGGGATGTGATGAACAAATGAACAATGCGGATATTGATGGAGAAGGGAGTAATTTGATGGGGATGGATCAGTTTGGACAGGATGAAAGGGAACCCTTGTTCGAGAAGCCATTGACGCCAAGCGACGTGGGGAAGCTCAACCGTCTAGTCATACCTAAGCAACACGCTGAGAGGCACTTCCCCATAAGCGGCGGAGGAGGTGGCGGTGATCCTGGGGAGAAGGGATTTATATTGAGCTTCGAGGATGAGATGGGAAAACTATGGAGGTTCCGGTACTCTTATTGGAACAGTAGCCAGAGCTACGTGTTGACGAAAGGGTGGAGCCGATTCGTGAAGGAGAAACGCCTAGATGCCGGCGATTTTGTCTTGTTTTCGCGCCACCGTACGGACTTTGACCGCCTTTACATAGGGTGGAGGAAGAGAAACTCCAGCGAGAGTAGTGGCGTCTCCCAGCTGGCGGGCGGCAGAGGTGTTGGTTTTAACCGAGCATTATACCAGGGGAATCCATATCCAAACCAGCAAGATCAAGGTTTTTCGCAGGCTCAACAATACCAACAGGGCTATCTTCATGCAGGTATCATTTTATGTAGTCAAATAAATTTATtgtgaaataaaattaaaataattttggaattcaataacaaatttttttttgttttacttgAGTAGCAAATTAGTAtatttaataacaaaaataataataatatgctGCATTGTTATATGAAATATACCATTGACAGTTTCCATACACCTCCCTTAATTCTTGATGGTTACaaccatttttaaaaaataaatatgtatattTCAATTATAAGGACCACATTGTGCTCTATTCAAACATGTAATTAAGGAGggatattataattttatttttttttaatgtataaGGACCACAGTGTAATTCATTAATAAAAATCGTCTTGACTGAACCAAATATTCATCCTAcaaataaattgttttaaaaatttgagatattgggttggaaaaaaataaatttaaggatAGTCTTCACTATGCAAAGTTAACTAAATTTATAACATATTAGAtaacatttttttatatgtCTTATGCTTTACGCATTTGATCAATTgctgatatttttaattatcactgaaatttaaaaaatttgaaagaagtctttatatattttttaatatgttctttgaatttttaaatatcgatgtgatattttttttattaaaagtgAATCGATTTAGTTTTGAacagaaataattattttaaatttgaaaacatgtTGAGATATTTAAATCTTGACAAATTGACACTATATATGCAGcaataattatttatgaattatacatgatttttttttaaaaattttacgtGGCCATGAAAGGTAATCTTTATATAATTAATCACAAATGTAAAAGTGCGTTATAAAGTTTTAATGTTTGAAAAATAAccccaataattaaattattatttttccctTGTTGCTTAGGACTTTAAAATGTTTAATGTAGaaaattatatgttttaattcatt
It contains:
- the LOC142527162 gene encoding B3 domain-containing protein At2g36080-like, giving the protein MSTNHYSSDQFPDAHLYCSYAHCLMESSSGHSNKKSTFFSTGAYWGGSSGGGDRFSTRFNLNIEDDQEESGCDEQMNNADIDGEGSNLMGMDQFGQDEREPLFEKPLTPSDVGKLNRLVIPKQHAERHFPISGGGGGGDPGEKGFILSFEDEMGKLWRFRYSYWNSSQSYVLTKGWSRFVKEKRLDAGDFVLFSRHRTDFDRLYIGWRKRNSSESSGVSQLAGGRGVGFNRALYQGNPYPNQQDQGFSQAQQYQQGYLHAGSGSQNQTRGGGNSRRVRLFGVNLECQADESDTSTPTDGSGHGPYNQSQNYSHHQEHMGWP